One Candidatus Brocadia sp. genomic window, CTGGTTTTAGGCGATTTAAGCAAGAAAAAGATTTTTGATACAATTTCCGGCTTAAAATTATGGCTGGAAAAACATGTCATTGCGGAAGTTGTTGACTTGTCGAAAGAAAAAAAAATTGAAAAACCGGGGGCTGAAATAGCCGTAGTTTTCGGGGGAGATGGGGCAATCCTTTCGACATGCAGGGGGCTTGGAAGAAATCAGATACCAATTATAGGCGTGCATATGGGAAGATTTGGTTTTCTGGCAGAGCTTATGGAAAAAAACGTATGTGCCTCATTGGAAAAAATATTTATAGGGAATTATCAGATACGAAAAAGAATGCTCATTTTATGTTGTGTCGAACGTGCCGGTAAAATCGTGAACGAATCTACGGGTATTAATGATGGGGTAATCTCCCGTTCGTCTCTGTCAAGGTTGATTTCTATAAAATTAAATATTGATGAAGAATACGTGTCGACATACAGGGCAGATGGTCTAATTATATCGACTCCTTTGGGCTCTACGGCACATTCATTGTCTGCGGGAGGCCCACTTTTGTCCCCCGATTTAAACGCATTTATCATTGTACCCATATGCCCCCATACCCTTACGAATCGTCCATTAGTCGTTTCAGGTAATGTAAAGATCGAGATGGAAATCTTGTCTCAATTAAGTGGTACTGGTTTTACCGTAGACGGTCAGGTCTTTACCGAACTAGAAATGGGCGATAAGATAAAGGTCGAAAAGTCAGATGTTGAGGTTCAGATGATTGATACAGGCACGCGGACGTTTTATGGAGTGTTGCGCGAAAAATTAAACTGGGGAGGACAACCAAATTATGGCCGTAATTAAAATAAAAGAAAGTTATTGTAAAGGATGTCTTCTTTGTGTCCCTGTATGTCATAACAAATCATTGGTGGTATCCGATGTCATAAACGAACATGGACTGCATCCTGTGAAGTTCAGAGAAGATGCAGAATGCGATGGTTGTAAAAAATGTGCAATAATGTGTCCTGACGTAGCAATAGAGATTTATAATTAAGTGATAACCGTTATTTATAAAGACAATTTGCTGGGGGCATATCTATTATGAAACAGTTATTGACCGGAAATGAAGCGGCAGCGGAAGCGGCAATAGTGGCGGGATGCAGATTCTATTATGGGTATCCCATTACTCCCCAGAATGAACTTATTAATTATATGTCAATAAGGATGCCTCAGGTCGGTGGCACCTTTATCCAGGCAGAGAGTGAGATTGCAGCCATTAGTATGGTTCACGGGAGTGCTGCGGCTGGCGGTCGTGCAATGACCTCCTCATCCAGCCCTGGTATCAGCCTGAAACAAGAAGGAATTTCCTATCTGGCTGGAAGTGAACTTCCCTGCGTAATTGTCAATATACAGCGTGGAGGACCTGGATTGGGTGATATCTCGGCATCACAGGCAGACTATTTTCAAGCTGTAAAGGGCGGGGGACATGGCGATTATCATACCATCGTGCTTGCACCCAGTTCTGTTCAAGAGATGGCTGACCTCGTCTACGATGCCTTTGACCTGGCAGATAAATACCGAAATCCTGTTATGATTCTTGGAGATGCACAGATTGGCCAATTAATGGAACCTGTGGAATTTTATAAAAAACCCAAAAAAAATATTTCACCGAAAAATTGGGCGCTGACAGGGGC contains:
- a CDS encoding NAD(+)/NADH kinase codes for the protein MKKILVLGDLSKKKIFDTISGLKLWLEKHVIAEVVDLSKEKKIEKPGAEIAVVFGGDGAILSTCRGLGRNQIPIIGVHMGRFGFLAELMEKNVCASLEKIFIGNYQIRKRMLILCCVERAGKIVNESTGINDGVISRSSLSRLISIKLNIDEEYVSTYRADGLIISTPLGSTAHSLSAGGPLLSPDLNAFIIVPICPHTLTNRPLVVSGNVKIEMEILSQLSGTGFTVDGQVFTELEMGDKIKVEKSDVEVQMIDTGTRTFYGVLREKLNWGGQPNYGRN
- a CDS encoding 4Fe-4S dicluster domain-containing protein; translation: MAVIKIKESYCKGCLLCVPVCHNKSLVVSDVINEHGLHPVKFREDAECDGCKKCAIMCPDVAIEIYN
- the vorB gene encoding 3-methyl-2-oxobutanoate dehydrogenase subunit VorB, whose amino-acid sequence is MMKQLLTGNEAAAEAAIVAGCRFYYGYPITPQNELINYMSIRMPQVGGTFIQAESEIAAISMVHGSAAAGGRAMTSSSSPGISLKQEGISYLAGSELPCVIVNIQRGGPGLGDISASQADYFQAVKGGGHGDYHTIVLAPSSVQEMADLVYDAFDLADKYRNPVMILGDAQIGQLMEPVEFYKKPKKNISPKNWALTGAEGRKRNIVKSFYPVKGQLEEFNAYLQKKYKTIEEHEVRYEAVNIHKADVVLVAYGTSARICKEVVRKSRRLEFKVGLVRPITLWPFPKEIIRKISERVQCILTVEMSAGQMVEDVRLAVEGRCPVHFYGRTGGGVPTSSEVIKKIVEVVPNSRAANTLLQLAEVK